The Candidatus Nitrosopumilus sp. SW genomic sequence GTAATTGAATATTTTCTCTTGTTGAAAAATGAGCACTGCCAATTGAATATCGTTCGCTGAGTTGAGATATCTTTTCAAATTGATGAGGATAAATCTCACCTGCAGGAAGTTTAATTCTAACCATTGCATAATCACCAGTCATTCTAGTACCATATGCACCATGTTGAAGTCGGAATCGTCTAAAACTATCTTCGTCGTATTTTCCTTGACGGAATAATTTTACAGTTTTTGCAAAATTATCAGCCTCTTCTATTCTTGCCCAATTAATTTTAGGCTTTGGAGAATCAGCTGTAGATTGTTTAAGATCAGATACTGTCAATACAAAGGAATTTCTTTTGGTTGTGATATAAATTTTTGAGAAAGGGGGGTTTTAGGACTCAAACTTTCAAGGCTGGCAGAATATTTCCTATAATTTTAAGAAAAAATCATTTTACAGATATAGAATAATTAGTAACTCCTAATTTTAGAGATGTGGCAAAGTATTAATGGGTTCTCGACTGGAAATTTTTCATGCAAGAGGCAACTGTAGCAGAGCAATCAACAAAAATATTTACTGACGTACGTGAAGTCGAAATCACACAAGCTATCGCAAATGAATTCCACGAAGTTCTAATCGATAGAGCAGAGTCAGATGTAATCATTATTGGTGCAGGTCCAGCAGGACTTACTGCAAGTAGAGAACTTTCAAACTTGGGTTTCAAAGTTCTAGTTATTGAACAAAACAACTACCTGGGAGGAGGATATTGGTTAGGAGGTTACATGATGAATCCAGTTACAGTCAGAGAGCCAGCACAAAAAATTTGGGATGAATTAGGTATTCCATACAAGAAAGTGAAAGATGGATTGTATTTGACACCAGGTCCACATGCAGTATCAAAATTAATTGCAGGAGCATGTGATGCAGGAGTAAAATTCTTACAATTAACAAAGTTCGATGATTTAGTTCTAAAGAATGGCAGAGTTGCAGGAATTGTTGTTAACTGGATGCCAGTTTCAGCATTACCACGTAACATTACATGTGTGGATCCAGTTGCATTTGAAGCTAAGGTGATTATTGATGCATCAGGTCACGATTCTGTTGCAGTAAAAAGACTAGTAGATAGAGGCTTAGCTGAATGGAAAGGTATGGAACCAATGTTTGTAAACGATGGTGAAGAACACGTAGTTCACAAAACAGGCGAAATATATCCAGGACTAATTGCAGCAGGAATGTCAGTCACAGAAACTCACGGATTAGCAAGAATGGGACCTACGTTTGGTTCAATGCTTTATTCTGGAAAAAGAGCAGCAGAAATTGCTGCTGAAAAAATCAAAGAGTTAGAAAGATAAGCAATCAGACATTTTCTTTCTTTATTGAAAACAAGCAAAATTATCATTTATGACGAACCTACAGTTCCAGAAATTCAGATAAATAAATTAGAAAAATTTCTCAAAGACACATTTCATGTAGACACAGAAGTAAGGAGGAATTTTTTTGAGGATGCTAATGATGAGTTGTTTCAAGAAATCGCCGCCACAAGAATTTTTGAATTAAAAAAACCGTTTTCAAAACACATTCCAATAGAATCAGAGATACAAACAGAAAGAGAAAATATAGACAATTCACAAAGTAAAGAAAAAATTCTTTATGATGGATTTGAATTTCAAAAAGCAGTATCAAAATTCATTCCAACAGAAGAACAACATCAAGAGATCTTACACATAATTTTAACAAATAAACTACCATGTACGTTTGACGAAAGCGATTTCAGATACCATGCAAGGGCATTAATTGGAACAAATCCTTCAATAATTTCAACCACGGGAATAATAGAAGCCCCTGCAAAACCTAAAGAATACTATCTAGAATTAATGACAAATTTTTCAGAAGGGAGTATAGACAAAATTAACGAGAAATACAAAGGAGAATTTTTAGAATATAATGATCCAAGAATATCAGAAATTACAGAAGGGTATCTCTTGCAGGCCATTATGTATTATGAAACAGGTGATGCATTCTGTGAAGACAAAGAATGTAGGTTGTATAATGCACATTGGCAAAAAGATTTGTTTAATTCACAATTAAAAAATAAAAAATTCTGCAGTAAACACGAAAAAAGTTTTAGAAAAATTATTGATCATTCATGAACAGATTTTATATCATTACGAATTTTTTCAGAGGATTTTTTTAGAGAAGAGGATTCAGTATCATCAAGTTTAATTTGTTGTATTTTAGATACCCCGTTTTGATCGATTTTTACAGGAACACCCATTGCAACATCATATTCTCCATACTCACCATCAAGAACGATAGAAGCAGGAATACTGATTTCTTTTTTCTTTGAAATGGCATCAATTACGTCAAAGGTATTTTTGGCAATACCAAACTGAGATCTACTCTTAAAATTACGAAGAGTCCTCCAATAGTTTCTCACATTTTCAGTGATAATATCTCGGCTATCAATCATAGAAAAAAGAGGGTTACCACCAACAG encodes the following:
- a CDS encoding sulfide-dependent adenosine diphosphate thiazole synthase — its product is MQEATVAEQSTKIFTDVREVEITQAIANEFHEVLIDRAESDVIIIGAGPAGLTASRELSNLGFKVLVIEQNNYLGGGYWLGGYMMNPVTVREPAQKIWDELGIPYKKVKDGLYLTPGPHAVSKLIAGACDAGVKFLQLTKFDDLVLKNGRVAGIVVNWMPVSALPRNITCVDPVAFEAKVIIDASGHDSVAVKRLVDRGLAEWKGMEPMFVNDGEEHVVHKTGEIYPGLIAAGMSVTETHGLARMGPTFGSMLYSGKRAAEIAAEKIKELER
- a CDS encoding DUF6775 family putative metallopeptidase, coding for MKTSKIIIYDEPTVPEIQINKLEKFLKDTFHVDTEVRRNFFEDANDELFQEIAATRIFELKKPFSKHIPIESEIQTERENIDNSQSKEKILYDGFEFQKAVSKFIPTEEQHQEILHIILTNKLPCTFDESDFRYHARALIGTNPSIISTTGIIEAPAKPKEYYLELMTNFSEGSIDKINEKYKGEFLEYNDPRISEITEGYLLQAIMYYETGDAFCEDKECRLYNAHWQKDLFNSQLKNKKFCSKHEKSFRKIIDHS